ATGCCAAATTGGGGTGGAGGAGCCAAATGTGGGGCCTGTGAGAAGACGGTTTACCATGCTGAGGAGATCCAGTGCAACAGCCGGAGCTTCCACAAAACCTGCTTCATCTGCAGTAAGTCTTACCCTGCAAAACTTACCCTGAAAATAAAAATCGGgggtaaaataaatatcagaATCAAAAATATCAATTTCAGAGGGGGTTAAAATTTTCCTTGTGGATTATGATACAAgtggtaaaataaaaagcaataaaaagcaATATAAAAGCAACATAAATATAGCAGTTTTAGCTAGTTtaaggtatgttaaaaaaaagcaagcatatagatgtaaaaatacatataaacaaaaaGATAAACCAGTAGGATGAATAAGaggaaaataaactaaacaaataaacaaaaataaattattaaaaatacaaacgtGCATCCTTTGGCCCTTGGGTCCTTAAGTTATTTTATGTCAAGTAACGTTTTTTTAATGGTGTTAGTTAATGATAACCCTGGCTTATTTCTTCTTCATGTATCTGGTCATGttagaatatttaataatgtcacagtatttaatatatagtttttaaatatgcaaatgggCTTGACGATGAGAAAAAACCCGCAAAAATGCCATCAAAAGCAAAAATCCTCTTTGAAATGTTTCCCAGTGAGCGGACAGCTTTCAGTGGCACAGCATTAATGCTAAAAAGCTTGAGCTGTGCCAGGAAGGGTGGTGATAGTCAGTCTGAGACTGGTAACACAAACACCCCTGCAGTTCGCCACCATTCAAGAGCCTGTTTCCATCTGCTGCGGATGACATCGGCCGGGATGCTTTTGTCTCCCAGAGCCTCTTGTTCATCCAGCCCAAAATTAGACACAAATCCAAGCTCCCATGAGCCTCTTGAGCCGTCCTGGCTGTAAGTGCAGCAGCTGACGAACGCAGACAGGAGATGACAGCCCTCTGGAGGAGCCGTGAGATCACGCTCCAACTCCACACTCCCCCCTGTCTTTCACAACAAATTCAACAACATGAGATTTTATGCTTTAGTAGTTGTTGTGCTTTTTTCCACTGGTTaataatacagttgaagtcaaaagtttacatacaccttgcagaatctactaaatgttaattattttaccaaaataagagggatcgtacaaaatgcatgttgttttttcacTTAGTGCTGACTTGAGTAAGATGTTAcacagaaaatacatttacatatagtccacaagagaaaataatagctgaatttataaaaatgaccctattcaaaagtttacatacacttgattcttaatactgtgttgttacctgaatgatcgaGTTAAACTGAATGTGttagtcctgaacagttaaactgcctgctgttcttcagaaaaatccttcaggtcacacaaattctttggtttttcagcatttttgtgtatttgaacccttcccaacaatgactgtatgattttgaaatctgtcttttcacactgagggacccatatgcaactattacagaaggttcaaacgcttactgatgcttcagaaggaaacacaatacattaagagcaaggggtgtaaacctttgaacagaatcaagatgtgtacatttttattttgcctaaatatctttttttttttttttttttttaagtagtactgcccttcagaagctacagaagatacttacatgtttcccagaagacaaaatcagttaaatttaccttgatcttcaaattaaaaaagtttacacccctggctcctaATGCGCTGTTTCCATCTGAAGCATcattgagcatttgaaccttccgtaatagttgcatgtgagtccctcagttgtcctcagtgtgaaaagatggatctcaaaatcatacagtcattgttggaaactcatctagcaaatcagcatattagaatgatttctgaaggatcatgtgacactaaagaaagacgtaatgatgctcaaaattcaactttgcattacaggaataaactacattttaaaaatacatttacataaaaaaaaaagttctttaaaagaTAATTAGATTTCACATAAGAgagaacataagagacttcttaaaaaaaaaaaaaaaaattgaatagtatatatttttatttttaggctttttgtaatttttatgtctttgtacagtcatatttaaaaacagttgtctTTCTGTTCTCTAGTGACTTGTCGTAAAGGTTTGGACAGCACAACAGTTGCAGCACATGAGTCTGAGATTTACTGTAAATCCTGCTACGGCAAGAAATATGGTCCAAAAGGTTATGGGTACGGCCAAGGTGCCGGAGCGTTGAGTTCTGACCCCGTCAATGATGAAGAACTTCAGCCTCATGAGTATGTCCtgaaaatctgtaaaatatattttaaaggaacagctcacccaaaaatgcaaatttgctaaaaatgtattcaccctcagaccatccaagCTGAagttgagtttgtttcttcatcggaacagatttagagaaattcagcattacatcacttgctcaccaatggtcctctgcagtgaatgggtgccgtcagaatgagagtccaaacaagcTGATAACATCActataattcacaagtaatccacaccactccagtctatcaattaacatcttgtgaagtgtcagtaatacataataatgtgtttagaacagttttggactgttttcacttgtaaatggtacttgatctgtgcatatttctctcctgatttagaTGAGACAAATTTTTCATtggaaaaagcaatattatggatagaggatttgggatttttttttacaaacacgcagcttttcacctcacaagacgttaattgatggactggagtcatgtggatttcttgtggattattgtggtgtttttatcagctgtttagactctcattctgacggcacccattcgctgcagaggatccattggtgatcGAGTGATTTAAATGCTAAGttcctccaaatctgttcttatgaagaaacaaactcatctagaTCTTGGATATCCTGAACTCCATCTCGGATAGTACATTATGagcaagttttaatttttgggtgaactattccttaaaaaaatagatcaccatttttattgttgtgttgtgattcttatgtatgtttttaacatgttaagGCCCAAAGCTCCCCGTCCTTCATCTGCTAACTCAAACCCAAACAAGtttgctcaaaagtttgggagtACGGATCGCTGTCCTCGCTGTACTAAAGCCGTTTATGCAGCGGAGAAAATCATGGGCGCTGGAAAGGTAAAACTACAGCTAAAATTAAAGCGAGAGGCTGACTCAGAGTTTTGATACATTATActgttacaatatattaaaccattcaaatacaaatataagcATATTTTGAGAGCATGTTCCCTTCTCAGCATTTCTGCAATATGCTGCTGTCACAGGTCAGCGCTGTGTAAAGCATATTTCAGCGTAGTAATTTATCAGACTGTGACTCTTTCTGATTCAACAGGCCTGGCACAAAACCTGCTTCCGCTGTTTACTGTGTGGGAAGAGTTTGGAATCCACCACAGTGACGGATAAAGATGGAGAGCTCTACTGTAAAGGTACAATCAATCAAACCAGACCGCAAGATCTCTGCCAGCTCAATCTCAATAATATCACTTAACCAGTCAATAGATGCCCTGTTTCACATAGACTTAGTTATTGTTCAACAGCCATTACAGGCCAATTGACGCAATCAAGAGCACAAATATTGCAGTGATTAAAGCCCGAATGCCTATTTAATCTATTTCATTATGCTGAGTGTTTTTGATCATGTTAACAGAAATTCACcatgggttaaaaaaataaaaaaggtgacagtgacattttatcttacaattcagacatttttgctcacaattctgtttagatctcacaattcaaacttCTTCCTCACAAATCTGAGATCTTttttgtaaactcagaattgtgagatataaaatgtattaccttttttaaaaaacatggttaaaactaaaaacaaaattgcaagaattctgagaaaaaaaaatcataattccgagaaataaacttaaatgtaaagtcagaaatgtgatatgtaaactcataattgtgagaaaagaagtcttaaattttgagtttatttcttgcaattctgaaattatatctcacaattccgtgaaaattttgaaaattttgaaattatatcacaattttgaggaaaaaagttagaattttatgattatttctcgcaattctgaagtTATATATGAAGTTATAATTCTGAGGaacaaaaattctgaattttgagtttacttctcacaattctaaaattaTATCTATTTTGAGGTACAAAAAGTCAgcattttgagtttatttctcacgaTTCTGAAATTATATCAcaactttgagaaaaaaagtcagaattttgagtttatttctcacgaTTCTgaaattaagttaattttttttccacagttttGAAATTatatcagaattctgaggaacaaaaagtcagaaattttaagtttatttctctcaattctaaaattatatcaattctgaggaacaaagtcagaattgaggttatttcatgcaattctgaaattatctctcacaattttgagaaaaagtcagaatttgtgagataaaaggtGCATGGCAAAAATGGGCTTTCATAGAAATttgcattaataattaaaaaaataaagcactagTATTTCTGAATTATTGCTAAATACTGTCACTgtggtaccctaaggtacaaaagctaaaaggtaaatctttgtaccttttttttcctgagagtGTAATTTGATACAAGCTatgacatattttattattagaacTATAATTTGTCAACCAAtttctctatttttattttttttttcagtttgctATGCCAAAAACTTTGGTCCAAAGGGGCGTGGCCTGGGGAACCTGGGTGTGGTTGAGGAGAATGATTGACAAGTTTAGCCCAGCCCAATGCAGCTGCGTTTTCACTGCACACAACCAAATCTAACCGCCCTCTAGTGGCAGTATTAAtgaatttttttgcatgttcagtaAAGAAAGCAACACCATTTGCCCTCTAAACATTCACCatgatgaaataaataaaccatacattaattaattaactaaattaacaaTGCATTTCTTCATTAGCAACaactatgcatttttaaaagcattcaaaaaaacaaattccatCAAACACTGTTGTGTGCAGTGAAAAGCTTTATACTTTaagctgaagtgtgtaatttccaAACAGAATTGTACTTTTCCTCCAAACATTTTACCACAgatcagattaaaaaaagaaaaaaaaaagaaaaaaagaaagaaataaatttAACCTAAAACTTGGTTGAGCCAGTGTTCCTGTATGTGGACTATGTGGTTATGCAGTATA
The sequence above is a segment of the Labeo rohita strain BAU-BD-2019 chromosome 7, IGBB_LRoh.1.0, whole genome shotgun sequence genome. Coding sequences within it:
- the csrp3 gene encoding cysteine and glycine-rich protein 3, producing the protein MPNWGGGAKCGACEKTVYHAEEIQCNSRSFHKTCFICMTCRKGLDSTTVAAHESEIYCKSCYGKKYGPKGYGYGQGAGALSSDPVNDEELQPHEPKAPRPSSANSNPNKFAQKFGSTDRCPRCTKAVYAAEKIMGAGKAWHKTCFRCLLCGKSLESTTVTDKDGELYCKVCYAKNFGPKGRGLGNLGVVEEND